One Salvia miltiorrhiza cultivar Shanhuang (shh) chromosome 6, IMPLAD_Smil_shh, whole genome shotgun sequence genomic window, ATTCTTCCTCAGCTCTCTCTCAACATCGAAACCCACACCTCGCTCTGTCCGGGTCGTCTTCCTCCTTGGAAACGGCGAGATCGCCGCTCCCTCCCTCTCTACTCCgctctccctccgtccgtggccggacgatagcggcagggccgccgcgccctggcctccctctgtTAAGCCACCGCCCCCAACCCCTGTTCCCGATGGCCGACGACCCccaggccgccgccgccctctcctTCCCCACTCTTCACAGTGGCTAGGCAGCAACGGCAGAGCCGCAGCGCCTAGCCTCCCTCTCGGACTCCCGCCGACAAGCAGCAGCAGGAGCCGCTCGCCGGAGCCCTAGGCTCAGCCTCCCCTGAATCGACTCAACACAGCAAGACCAGCCCACCTCTTTCTCTCCaaccgtggccgggcagcagcggcacagccgccgtgccctgcctccctcgaCTCTCGACTCGACAGCAAACACACAAACAAGTTCAAGACTCAacctttcttccttttctttttaaaacaATCATGCTTGTAAAATTGTATACGAACAGTGTATATGTATATGAATAAAGTTTGCATCTTTACAAATCTTGCGAAAATTTATGCAAATGAGTTAAAGGTTTAACCTTTAACAGAAACTCCTCGGTTTTATGCGGCTGAAAATCTTAAAGATTTGATCGGTTGTGTTGCTGCTGTTCTTGGAGTTCTCTTTGGTGTTGGAACGAGAAAGAGAAGTGCGTGAATGAGAGAGAATGATTTTAGTGAAGCAGCGGATGAGATATTAGAGAAGAGAGGGAATAGTGAGGCGGTGGAGGTGGACAAAATATCTTGGTGTAGATGGGTTGGGCTTAGTAGGAAAGGTTTGGGCCGgtttctcattctttttttttgaaagcaATTAAAAGCTGGAGgcccaaacaaaattaaatcCCAACTCATGAAATGCTTGAGTgcttaatcaaataaatatgcaatgcatataaatttaatgactaaatttacaaatacttttgtaaatcatttttgttggaattaaaataaattcatttttttcaatccggcgtgaatcatcttaaatctaagttcaaaattattctaaacttagctcgaggaaacggggtattacagatCTCATCTCTGATACTTTGGTTCAAAAAATggagaataatattatccatccttgaagtgaaaataaggaaggaaaaatgatgaACTTCTCTTCTGTGTAAAATGTtagaaaagaaaggagacatttaaaTTTCAGTTAATACTTTACAAATATAACTTTATAGTATGTACTTAACTTTGTATTGGAACAAAATAGCTAGTTCAAATTTCAgttaatataaaaattttaaaaatagatgCGATAGAGAATCATGTACTTTAATGTCATCTattattagtaaaaaaaaaacaaaacaaatactCATATATGAAGATTATTTTTAACGGATTTAAATTAAAACGTTAAACCTCCGTTTAAAAATGCCTATAAAGCACAAACATTTAGTTATAATGAACAGCAACACAGATGGTGGAATTAAGATACGTCTACAATTTTTTTGGTTAAATTaacattaatattaataattaaataaagaaattatgaATATCGAGTCACCATAAACTTGAACACAAGACTTTTGAATATATCTACCACTAAGCCAACACACATGATATGTCTACAAATTTGTAagctttaagagcttataaaataGAATGTGCCaagaatttataaattattaaaatatttggaTATATATTGCTCAGGTCGATCTAAAGGAACAAAAATAGTTAGAACTGAATGCGAAAAGTATGGAAAAATATCTCGTAATGTATTTATCCAGAAAATCGATTATGCTCATACGAAAATATCTACTCGTTATGGAATCTTAGGTGTCAAAGTGTGGATTTCACATAGTCAAAAAAGAAAGGGACGTGCTATATTCAAAACGTACGAAATATACTAAATATAGTAAAGGCAAGTGTAGTGAATTAAAGAGATTTAGGAGTTATAAAGAGAAAATTCTACTCACCCCAAAAGTAAGACACTTCTGTCATTTTGGGTGTATgtcaaaagtatgacacttttttCTTCTAGAACATGTTCcgtattttttctttatcttttatacttacaaatactctttatttataaaaaaaatcatctataTCTCAcatttaattcaatctcaaccgctcatttcatataatggtagaatattttatcaatcaattacataaaaatcagcaaacattttattaaaaccagtgtccatcaaaattcaaaagtgtcatattttttatggacgaagggagtaattaaaaagataaaaattgagGAGATATGTAACTGTGAAGATATatgaagaaaataataaattattgtagattaagattattattaattcaatttcacAGTTTATAGCTAGTAAAGCTTCAGCTAAATACTAGTTGAAGATGACTGAGCTGATTCTGAACTAGCCTCGTCGGAAAAGCCGATTTATAACAGCTTCTattgtttataatgataattaattgtattgtgagtggagaatagaacccgataattttaaaaaatggaaGGAGATTTCTATTTTGGGAAGACTTATCCTTTCCACTTAGGGTTTTCACTAAAGTCCTAATTTTGCCCCCAAATTTCCCTTCAATCGGCAGCTCCTACTCATCCTCCCCTTTCAGTTGCTCCGTCGTGTCGCGTTGCGTCGCTGCTGTTGATTGTAAAGATTCATTGTGCGCGAGAAGAAAGGCGAGCTTCTCCGAGCACACTGCGTAAGTAAACATTCATTAATTATTGCACAAATAAGGATTCGACTAAATTAGATGCTCTAATCTAATCAAGTATGTCTGTTCATAATCAACAACTATGAATTAGCTAATGCTTTGTACCTTCTTTTTTAATGGAATAACTatatgtgtgtttgtgtgtgtgtgtatgtgaaagaaaaggagagagagaggagagggagaATTTAGATAAATCAGGGAAACATTTGCTGCTTCAAGTTATTGAATAACATGTTACATGgataaattttgtttattttgtgAATCTTCTATAGGGCTGAAGTATTAAGTTTTTCATTGGTTCCATATAAATGAAAATAGTATAGAAATATACTGAAAGAGCCATGAAATAAATGATTATATTGATTCATTCTGTATATCCACAGTCAAGTTTTTTCTTACATGAAATCTTAATTAGCATTTAACACTAATATGTGAGATAACTCAGAACCCACCCTCAATCTACTAGTTGCAGGGAAGTGCCTAAACACTAGgcgtttacttttgaggattagccttgatagataaaaatagtaagggtgcgtttactttggttgtaaaattttcattggaaaaggatggataagaaaagatgagaaaatattatcatttcccccttttttgtcatatgtttactagagatgaaaagatgagaaaatgttgaaaaatattttcacacccgtACCTTAgataagataatattatcaaacattggagagaaaatgagtgaaaatgggTTGCCTCCTGAAAAAAAATTCCACCCTGCCCggagaaaattttccatcatagtgaacatgtgaaaatgatggaaaattggtgaaaatatacattttctctccttttcccatcaaagtaaacgcaccctaaggctaatcccttgtttacttggatgattgaaactttggaatatcTCAAGACCTtttttgagtatttttatcatttaagttggttttgcttgattcatatcttaTTAAAAacctactcttgaggataaaaatactcaatcatgcattttatctatcatgcaaagtaaacgcttCCCAGATGTTTTCCATGTTCATCAGCATAACATTTTACCAATTAAATATTTGCACTGTAATATATACATATTCTCAGTGAATAcattctctctatatatatgttataGTTTAATTACTCTATATGTAAAAGGAATCCAAGCATATGGATGAGCATTTGGAAACCTTGACGGATGTGCCGACAATCAATCTTTCTCTACTACATCAAGATCCTCACAGCAGATTTATGGTTATCAAGAAAATTCGTGAAGCTTGCCACACATATGGACTTTTCAATGTAATTACACCATATATTCTTTCTACCTTATATGCTTTGTTGTATTATTCAAGTATATAAATATGATTTCAGACTCTCCTTTTTGAGTTTGATTAAATTTGCATTTGGTTGCATATGTTTGAGTTCAGGTTATTAATCACGGGATACATGATTCAGTGATAGAAGATGCTTTAAATGTGAATGCCAGATTCTTTGAGATGCCATTAGCAGAAAAAGAGGAGCTCATTTCAGATGATGTACAGAAACCAGTGAGATTTCAGCATGTAAATCGTGGAGATTATTCAAAGGATTTCCTCAAGCTCTATGCCCATCCACTTGAACACTTCATCTCATATTGGCCAAGTTTTCCTCCTGACTATAGGTATGATTTTTGATTGATTTGTTTCTACTTTTACCCTGTGAATTAATCAGTTCTGTAAACGAGCCAagccgagccgaaccgaatactAGCacgctcgagctcggctcgtttaaatattcggatgttcgagctcggctcgtcgcCCACttaccgagctcgagcttggctcggggtgatgctcgataacgtcgaattcgagcttaagctcgagctcggctcgttagatgttcatATATATAATGTTCGAACTCAAATTCGTTATAAACTTAGGAAAAGcttcttaattattaattaatatgttacttgagcttgagttcgactcgtttaaggctcgtgcaccaactcgattgaaggttcgtgaacaggctcgcgaTCAATCGAAtccgaacatgttcacgagctcaacgagccgagtactgtcaggctcgagctcgactcaaTAAAAATCTcgagctcgaaatcaggctcgagctcggctcgtttactatCGAATGAAGCTTTGAACGAttttttttcgagccgaatctcgagTAGCTGAGCTACTAATTAATCGAATCAAGTGAAATATCATGCACCATAATGTTGAATCTAGTTTGAGTTGAATTGAGTGTGTGCAATTTATACTTTCAACCACCAGCATGAACTTGAGTTTGTTCTATGCCTATCAACTATGGACAGCAAGGGTTCGGGTGATGAGGAATATTTATAGCATATGAGTGTTTTTAATTGGCTTCCGGTGGGCCTTTAAACGTTATGCATGTCCTAATTAAGCCTACTTATTTCCACCACTGGTTTCCCTGAGGTTAATTTCTTTTCCATTTGTCCCACCACTCCTCCTTTCTCAGTAAAGACTCGGTATAAACAATTCTCAATAGCCAAATTTTTGTATCTTGTAACATATGCTGCATATATATTGTTACATCTAACTTGTCAGTGAAATACTCCTCATTGAGAGACGAGAATCCAGACAAAATTAATTGGTGTAACGTGCAGGGCAACCTGCTACAGATGACTATGATGACACCGCCCAGCATAAACTCTGAGCTGTACTACCTGAACAAGGAAGACCGGTTGCTCCGTTGGCTTCTGATCAAACACCGTGACTTTAAATTCGGAGGGGGCTCCACAGGTGAAGTTGATATCGCGAACGAGCTCAGAGATTTCAGTACTATTTTTAAAGATGGCAAAATTATTGAAGAGGAGGACGATGAAGATgacgacgacgatgatgatgatgagcaATCTGAATCAGGAGAAAGCATGAATTAGAGATGTTTTCCTTGTCTTCTTGGTGTGGTTTTTATGTGATTAGGTCGACTGAAACTCGTAGTGTGATAAAATGAAATATGCAATCATTTTGTATTGAATGATGCTGCAATTTGTGATTCTGTGTCAAATGCAGATGTTGAAAGTGATTGGTAGGGGATTTTCTTATATCCAAaaaattcttctttttttgttccGGTATTTActatttagaatatttttttcttagtGTTAATCTAGAAAAATATACCTACCTTTATATACGGTGTATGTCAAAACTACTCACTTTGATAAAAACATATAGAACCTACCCACTTTTGAATTGGCTTCATCAATCCTATTATcttcattttatattttatcaacaTTAAGCAAACAAGTGTAATAACAACAACTACATGATTGCATCAACAATGTTTTCTACTAAAAATAAGCAACGAATACGGCCTAAACAAAGTTGAATATTCATTTTTATCAACTATCAAAATCTTATAGCACTAAAAATTTGAGAAATTCTTCGGTTGGGGGAGACTTTAGCTTCGCCCTAGCTCCCCCTGCATTTGTCATGCACGCGCCAACTAGTACCAAGTTAAAACTATGTGtgaaaatattagtaatacacAATAACTATAAAACTTATATATAGTTTTTGAACTACAAGGGTAAGTAGATACATAGCATACAACTCATCACTTAAATTAGAACAACACACATTAATTTAGCCCATAAATACAACAATCTATACACACCCAACTAAAAGGAGTGATTCAAGTGGATGTGAATGTTGTGAATCAGATGGGCTTAAAGGCATCCATGTCATGACTTCCACTGCAGGGCATACACATGACAAAGTAGCATGATGCACATTGAAATCCAGGCTCATTATAACTATCGCCACGACATAGGTCGCAACGCTTTTTCTTGGTTATGATTTGAAATCTAAGAGGGTGGTGAGGGTGATGAAGAGTGGGAATCACATACTGCTGCATCCCATAGTTGATGTTTTTATACATACCCGACCTAGCAGGAATGCATTCGGGATGAAAGGATTGATCGCAGTCTCGACAATGATACATCCTTCCCCTCGGATTCATTTGGTCTTCGCAGCTGCTGCAGTAGAACTCACCGGGACGATTAACATATGCATCATATGTCAACCACAATCGGTGCTTCTCCAATCTATGCTTATTTTGTGCTGGTAGCAACACACATTCACCACACATACAAAACGTGCAGCTATTGCATTTGTAAAATACACTTTTTGAAGGTCTAGTATCATAACAAACACCACAGAAATTGTACCAGCTGTGACTGCCCCAGACTAGATTGAGATAATCATGTTGTGGGTGAGCTGCGTGTTTTATGGTGTTGGGCAGAGAAGCACACTTGATGTCTGTAGTGAAGGAGCATTGGGTACACTTATAAAAGAGCCCATTCGTATAACTCTCACAAACCTTGCAGAATGCCCAATCTGTTAGTTTGCCAGCATTTCGAAGTGTAAGATTGTGATTTTGGATGGGGTGGAGTGGAAGAGATGGGAGGTGTGGTGGTAAGTTAAAGCAGGACAAGTGGAGAAAGTATTtgcattcatcacaactcatgTAACCATTCTcgtactcatcatcatcatctcttTGCTTCTTTTCATGTATAGGCAATGTGCATCCATCACATGTTACTTCCGGTCTTGGAATACTACTGTCTTCGTCATCATCACcatcatcttcctcttcttcttcttgattgTGATGATGAGATGATGAAGAGGGTGATGAAAATGTAGTAAAACTTAGAAAATGGTGGTGATTGTTGAACTTGTATTTGCCATCCATGTTCTGATTGTCATGATCATTAGGAATGAAAATTTGTCCTCTTTCTCTTTTAACAAAGAGTCTGATAATCTCCTCATATATGTCATCTATCGGACCCTTGGTAATGTATTTCTCACCATCAACAACATTTTCGTTATTAGATCTGCAACAAAATCAATCATAACACAAAATCATGTATTGATTATTAGATCTAATTACACAagacacaaattttaaattctCAACAAATTAAAGGTGTTTAACATTTTATAATAAACTATGGAATACATTAGTAATTACGAAAATAATATCATGCAAATTCTTAAATCTGCATTTGATTTTGAAAGCATAATAGAATGTATACTCTTTTGCTAGCCAGCCACACACTGGTATCACTGTGCATTCGCCTTATTTGATTTTAACcatcattaataaattatatttaaagattaataattCCTGTGATAAATCTAATTGGATTTAACTAGGGTGGCTGAGTAATAGAAGTATGTTCATTGTCaatcaacaaaaaatatatgctTATTGTTATTGAGGTAAAAGAAAtgattaatagtgttttatgtcccgaattttcagcatttttcataaaatgtcccgaactttcactTTCCCCTCAAAAGCCCcgaactttcagttttttcgATAAAATGTCTCGCTATATAAAATTCGGTGACGGAGAGATGACTTATCTCGCTGAATGAAATATTTTGTAGGACCGTTATGGTTGGAAAACCATATTAGGAACTACCATTGTTGAAAAACGTTGAACGAtcgaggttttttttttttgtgatcaTCTTTCTGTCattgaattttgtatagcgggacattttataaaaaaaaaaattaaaagtttggagttttaaagaaaaaatgaaagttcaGGATATTTTTTGGAAAACGCTGAAAATTCCCTAAAAGAAATTATGCATTCAGAAAAAATGAATGAGGTAAGAAGTATTACGAATTCGAAAGTGAGAGGGAGGATGTGTTGGTGGCGCAGTTGATATGGACGACATATCTGCAAAGCTGGCAATGATAGACCCAACGTCTCATTGGCAAAGTTCCACTGCATATAGCACACACAAATGCATATTGGATGTACTCATTTGGTGGATTAAAAGcgagtgagagagagtggtcGGGGCGATGATGAGGGAAGTGCGCAGACACCGGCAAGAGTGCGCAGCTCTCGTGTATCCAGTAGTTGCAAAGGGTGCAGATGTAGGCGTTCCCTTTGTGAGTGGCACCACAGGCATCGCAGGGGAAGGAGCACGATCTTGTATTCTTGATGAGTTGATGTTGAGGGTGGCTTCGGTGATTCATTGTTGAATCATCAACTGCTGCTGCTTCAAAATCCCCTGTGCATCCCAAGTGGATCGACCACTCACATCCCCCACTACATTTGTAGAACAACGGCCCATGCATAAGTGAATCTTCACAAACTGCACATGTACCTATGATATCATATGAAGAATCTTGTTGTAGTGTGAGTGAGTGTGAAGGATGGAGAGGATGACGAATCTCTCTCGGCATTTCCATGCATTCTTTGTGTAATACCCGATCAAATCCACACCTTTGGCTGCATCCATAGGCTGCATCTCCTGGTAAAAAGAATCTCCAACAACCAAAACACCAAGTGTGCCAAGAATGAATAGTTTCTGCGGCGGGATTGGGGATCAGGCTCAGCGGGTGTTTATGAAGCACATGAGGAAAACTCTCCTTCtccatttctctttctttctctctcaacaTTCTTTTTTCCTCCCTCTATTTATCACTAATTACTCTCCAAAAGACAATACTATATATACAGCATTCAATGTGTATTTTCCTTCAATACACATTGTTTTTATTATACAATCGTACAATATATCAACAATCCAcaggctatatatatatatatatatggtttttaattttatgttctCAATTTTGTTATGCATGCCCTACGAAATCCATCGTATATGAAgagggaaaaagaaaaattatgcaAAATCAGTATAAAAAAAAGCTTCAGAACTTTTGAGCTACTAATAATCGAATCATGCAAAACTTTCGAATCATGCAAAACTTGTTCGTGGGCAAAGAATAAATTAACATAAGGTATTTAAGTTATACCTAGTCTACCGAATTGAGTCATCACACATTCTTTTCTTGCATGGTTTGTGTTaccaaatattgtatatatatgcttattttaaatttgtgttttaataatttaactGATTGATGTTTTTGCATATTACTAAAGCAATTACCTAAGGGATGTTTACTTCgcacaattaataaaatgcatgattgagtatttttatcctcgaGATTAATGGGATgtaaatcaaacaaaactaattCAAATGATTGAAATAATCAAGAGTCTTACAATATAAATCCCAAAATtacaatccatcaaaataaataagggttcaatcttattattttttatccatCAAAACTAATTCTCCAAAGTGAACGTCTAAGTGAATTACGGATGACATCATTATGGAATACTAGCTAGCTAGAGGTCAAGTGCCACatacataaaaaatatgaatctacgtatatataaattaaataaatattttatagttgAAAGAATTCTAatcttacaaaaataatatttatctaTTAAAAGATTGACCCTTAATGAGTGCTGGAATACAATTGGATTAGAGCATAAATAAAGTCGACGTGAGGATAGAAACAAAGTAAATTAATGTTTATTCTTCTTTGAGTTCTTTAGTGAGAAAATTCTATTCTAATAGTAACTTTTCGAAATTGAaggattctttttttttgataaggaaagtaaatattatagaacgaaaaggcaccagtagtaccaagaagattacaaaatcatcggtggttcatcattcgacatccacctacGAATCCCAACTCCATCGTTAACAAAtccaaaaattctaccccaactccacactctagctttgatttctccaaacaagtttgcactctcccatcttttgttctcaaatctactctcattacgcattttccaaataagccaagtagtacaacaccaaagagccatcaggagcttcttatttcttttccggccactcaaactagtaaagaactgaaagtgcgaggacacatcatatggctgcgccatgctaactccgagccattgaaagattgcttcccatacctttgaggtctttggacagtggatcaacaagtggttcgtggattcctgccgatgaaaacaggcgttacatcccacctcaacttcacacaacatcacatttcttctcgagagattgtcacacgtcggaattctgttcttcaaaattctccatgcggtaagcttgactttgtttggaatagggatcttccacaccttcgtactcatatcagtttcctccaccgtctccgtagtctcgtttgcttgatctttaatagcttcataagcggacttggttgtaaagcctctCTCAATGTCGCCACTCCATGTCCATCCGTCCTTGTTACCTGCACACAGATTAGTACCAGAAACAAGGCTAAGCAACTCCGAaactccttccctctctctGTCAAAtagctctcttctccaccttaaatcccaacaccatccattatcagtccattccccaacttcacagattgcagcttctttattagcactcaactgaaaaagtctaggaaaagtaaacttcaacggcttttgtccaacccaccactgactccagaatttaaaggtcttcccatcctccacctttggcttcaaattttgaacaaaccaaaaattgctCGCCCCACCCGCCGCCgaaacgatcttcggccaccacccatctctaaatctacctttccccgcgttttccagacctgtctctccccactcaacctcaccataaatggacctaacaattttagcccaaagcatgtcccttccagtaaggtaccgccacaaccatttaacgacaagtgcctgattaaaccactcaatatttttaagccccaagcctccttcatcttttgaagcacaaagcaccttccatttcacccaagcaatcgcacttttactagaaccccctccccacagaaaattaccaagtaaagcatttagagaactcacaattgattttggtaaacaggtaaaagagagctggtaaatcggtatagattgaagcacagccttcaccaaggtcactcggcccgcgagagagaacttcccatttttccacgaatcgattttctttctcaccttttcaaccaagtatttccaatcagcaacctttttgcccttgctacccactttaataccgaggtaattgaaaggtaaggagcctacatcacaacccaaaacagccgccatcctctcgatcttatcctcctcgaccccaactccgaagagacaacattttttgaaattcacAGCAAGCCCTGACAGTAGCTGGAACACTCTGAGAATCCTTTTAACTGCCactgcatttctttcatcatcctccatcaagAAGACCGTATCATCGGCGTATTGGAGGTGCAGAATTGAAATGAAATCATTTCCTACCTTTACCGGGTTAATCAGCTCCTTCTCAACAGCTCTCGTGATCAAAGAGTGGAGCCCCTCCGCTGCaataagaaagagaaatggggaaagcggatccccctgccgtaatcctctttctaaacacacctcaccagatggagatccattcaccaaaatattcgtcgtcgccgaggagatacaacctcggatccatttcctccataatggtacaaaatccattctttcaagcattaaatccaagaaatcccactcGACGGAGTCATATGCTTTCGCGAAATCCACCTTGAAGATAATCCTCCCTTTTCTCTTCTTAGTAGCCTCCGCGATTGCTTCATTTAGAACCACGACCCCATCAAGGATGTAACGGCCGCCAATGAAAGCACTCTGATTATCCGAAATAACTGAATCCATGACCTGTTTCATCCTATTCGCCAAAACCTTCGCAATGACTTTGTAGAGGCTACAAATAAGTGAAATAGGCCTAAACTCCTCAAG contains:
- the LOC130987863 gene encoding 2-oxoglutarate-dependent dioxygenase 21, chloroplastic-like; amino-acid sequence: MDEHLETLTDVPTINLSLLHQDPHSRFMVIKKIREACHTYGLFNVINHGIHDSVIEDALNVNARFFEMPLAEKEELISDDVQKPVRFQHVNRGDYSKDFLKLYAHPLEHFISYWPSFPPDYRATCYR
- the LOC130987845 gene encoding uncharacterized protein LOC130987845, coding for MLREKEREMEKESFPHVLHKHPLSLIPNPAAETIHSWHTWCFGCWRFFLPGDAAYGCSQRCGFDRVLHKECMEMPREIRHPLHPSHSLTLQQDSSYDIIGTCAVCEDSLMHGPLFYKCSGGCEWSIHLGCTGDFEAAAVDDSTMNHRSHPQHQLIKNTRSCSFPCDACGATHKGNAYICTLCNYWIHESCALLPVSAHFPHHRPDHSLSLAFNPPNEYIQYAFVCAICSGTLPMRRWVYHCQLCRYVVHINCATNTSSLSLSNSSNNENVVDGEKYITKGPIDDIYEEIIRLFVKRERGQIFIPNDHDNQNMDGKYKFNNHHHFLSFTTFSSPSSSSHHHNQEEEEEDDGDDDEDSSIPRPEVTCDGCTLPIHEKKQRDDDDEYENGYMSCDECKYFLHLSCFNLPPHLPSLPLHPIQNHNLTLRNAGKLTDWAFCKVCESYTNGLFYKCTQCSFTTDIKCASLPNTIKHAAHPQHDYLNLVWGSHSWYNFCGVCYDTRPSKSVFYKCNSCTFCMCGECVLLPAQNKHRLEKHRLWLTYDAYVNRPGEFYCSSCEDQMNPRGRMYHCRDCDQSFHPECIPARSGMYKNINYGMQQYVIPTLHHPHHPLRFQIITKKKRCDLCRGDSYNEPGFQCASCYFVMCMPCSGSHDMDAFKPI